ACTCCAGCGGCACAGCCGCTCTCAGGGCGGCCCTCTTCGGCGTCGGCGTCCTCCCGGGCGACGAGGTCATCGTGCAATCCGCCGTGCATCCTTTCAACTGCCTGCCTATCATCGGCTGCGATGCCGTGCCTGTATTTGCCGACATCGAGCCCAATGGCCTGACGCTCGACCCGAAGGACGTTGAGCGCAAGATAACGCCGCGCACGAAAGCGATCATGGTCGTGCACTGGCACGGCATGCCGGCGGACATGGACGCCATAATGGCCATCGCCAGGAAGCACAATCTCAAGGTTGTCGAGGACAACTGCGTATCGCAGGGCACCACGCATCGCGGCCGCATGTGCGGCACCATCGGCGACGCGGGCGCAATCAGCCTGCAGGACGGCAAGCTCACCTCCGCCGGCGAGGGCGGCGTTTTCATGACGAACGACGACGAGGTCTATATGAGGGCCGCGAGCCTGGGGCACTACGAGCGCCTGCGCGAGTTCGACTACCCCAAGTGGCAGGGCGTGTCGGGGTTCAGCTTCGGCGAGAAGTACAGGATCGCGACGATCACCGCCGCGATTGGCGTCGTCCAGATGAAGTACTGGAGCGAAAGGTTCGAAGTCCGGCGCGAGAACGGGCGCAAGCTGGGCCGCGCCATCTCCGAGATAAACGGCTTCTCTGCCCCGCCTGTCCCTGACTATGTGGAGTCTCCCTATGACCGCGGGAACATCGTTTTCGACCCGAAGAAGCTCGGCGGAATCACGCGTGAAAAGCTCATCAAGGCGCTTCAAGCCGAGGGTGCCAAGGTATCCTCACCCGCCCGCAAGGACACGCGCATCCCGCACACCAACCTGGTCCGCGCGCTGCACATGCACCCCGTGTTCGCCGGAAATGAGCACGGCACCGGCGACATCCTGTGGGAGGTCCTTGGTACGCCGGAGAAGGACAGGCCCAAGTACGGCAAGGGCACGCTGCCAGTGACCGAGGACATGGAGCTGCCGTACAACACGGTCCACCTCCCTATCATGACCAAGCCTGCCGATCCGCTTATAGCCCAGTACGAGAAGGCCTTCGACAAGGTGGCCATGAACGCGAAGGATCTGGCGAAGGCGAGCA
The sequence above is drawn from the SAR202 cluster bacterium genome and encodes:
- a CDS encoding DegT/DnrJ/EryC1/StrS family aminotransferase, which codes for MAEQLAILGGKLAITLDHKDFSQWPIYGEEEVEVVSKLIREDKLSSSHPDPEGPIVKLEQAIMKRWGVKHALAHSSGTAALRAALFGVGVLPGDEVIVQSAVHPFNCLPIIGCDAVPVFADIEPNGLTLDPKDVERKITPRTKAIMVVHWHGMPADMDAIMAIARKHNLKVVEDNCVSQGTTHRGRMCGTIGDAGAISLQDGKLTSAGEGGVFMTNDDEVYMRAASLGHYERLREFDYPKWQGVSGFSFGEKYRIATITAAIGVVQMKYWSERFEVRRENGRKLGRAISEINGFSAPPVPDYVESPYDRGNIVFDPKKLGGITREKLIKALQAEGAKVSSPARKDTRIPHTNLVRALHMHPVFAGNEHGTGDILWEVLGTPEKDRPKYGKGTLPVTEDMELPYNTVHLPIMTKPADPLIAQYEKAFDKVAMNAKDLAKASI